One window of Flavobacterium dauae genomic DNA carries:
- the rsmD gene encoding 16S rRNA (guanine(966)-N(2))-methyltransferase RsmD: protein MRIVSGKFKGRRITPPKNLPVRPTTDLSKEALFNILNHQFSFHELKVLDLFAGTGNISYEFASRGAEPITCVDADFGCVNFIKKTAQEFEMNITAIKSDVYKFLERSKIKYDIIFADPPYDFSQEQFDKIYQLIFENELLEDDGLLIIEHSAQTKMEHLEHFNNSRKYGGSIFSFFEYEQEETDDDDDFEDDDYDNEEE from the coding sequence ATGAGAATAGTTTCCGGAAAATTTAAAGGCCGACGCATAACACCTCCTAAAAATCTGCCTGTTCGCCCAACTACCGACTTAAGTAAAGAAGCACTTTTTAATATTTTAAACCACCAGTTTTCGTTTCACGAATTAAAGGTTTTAGATCTGTTTGCCGGAACAGGTAATATTAGTTACGAATTTGCATCGCGCGGTGCCGAACCTATTACCTGTGTTGATGCTGATTTTGGCTGTGTAAATTTTATAAAGAAAACGGCACAAGAGTTTGAAATGAATATTACCGCCATTAAAAGTGATGTTTACAAGTTTTTAGAACGCAGTAAAATTAAATACGATATTATTTTTGCCGATCCACCATACGATTTTTCTCAGGAACAATTTGATAAAATTTATCAGTTAATTTTTGAAAATGAATTGTTAGAAGACGATGGCTTACTGATTATTGAACATTCTGCCCAAACAAAAATGGAACATTTAGAACATTTTAATAACAGTAGAAAATACGGTGGGTCAATCTTTTCGTTTTTTGAATACGAACAAGAAGAAACCGACGATGATGATGATTTTGAAGATGATGATTACGATAACGAAGAGGAATAG
- a CDS encoding Rid family detoxifying hydrolase: MKKIINSLKAPAPIGPYNHSVMVGDLLFISGQIPFNQATETLITTGIQDETKQVMQNLAFIVEEAGLTFENVVKATIFIRNMDDFALINEIYGSYFSAETAPARECVQVEKLPRNVNIEISMILHK, encoded by the coding sequence ATGAAAAAAATCATTAATTCTTTAAAAGCACCCGCCCCAATTGGTCCATACAATCATTCTGTTATGGTTGGCGATTTACTTTTTATATCTGGACAAATTCCGTTTAACCAAGCAACCGAAACATTAATTACAACAGGTATTCAAGACGAAACCAAACAGGTTATGCAAAACCTTGCGTTTATTGTTGAAGAAGCCGGATTGACTTTTGAAAATGTTGTAAAAGCGACCATTTTTATTAGAAATATGGACGATTTTGCATTGATTAACGAAATATACGGAAGTTATTTTTCTGCCGAAACAGCTCCGGCACGTGAATGTGTGCAGGTTGAAAAATTACCACGAAATGTGAACATCGAGATTTCAATGATTTTGCATAAATAA
- the kdsB gene encoding 3-deoxy-manno-octulosonate cytidylyltransferase, giving the protein MNNLKIIAVIPARYASTRFPAKLVQDLGGKPVVIQTYLATVATQLFDEVLVATDHQIIFDLLKQHDVNVVMSSDTHESGSDRIAEVIENINCDIVVNVQGDEPFVNKENLQSLIDIFKKDIEQKIDLASLMFEIDDVETINNPNNVKVVVDQNLKALYFSRAAIPFPRDGKSYVPYYQHIGVYAYRKNALLDFTQWQMKGLEATEKLEQLRYLEYGRTIQMVLTKHIGVGIDTKEDLEKARLLWK; this is encoded by the coding sequence ATGAATAATTTAAAAATAATAGCAGTAATTCCTGCTCGATACGCTTCAACACGCTTCCCAGCTAAATTGGTTCAAGATTTAGGTGGAAAACCCGTTGTAATACAAACCTATTTAGCAACCGTAGCTACACAATTGTTCGATGAGGTTTTGGTAGCAACCGATCACCAAATTATTTTCGATTTGCTAAAACAACACGACGTAAATGTAGTAATGAGCAGCGATACACACGAAAGCGGCAGTGATCGTATTGCAGAAGTTATTGAAAATATCAATTGTGATATTGTAGTAAATGTTCAAGGAGATGAGCCTTTTGTGAACAAAGAAAATCTACAAAGTTTAATTGATATTTTTAAGAAAGATATCGAACAAAAAATCGATTTAGCTTCGTTAATGTTTGAAATTGATGATGTAGAAACCATCAATAATCCAAACAATGTAAAAGTAGTGGTAGATCAAAACTTAAAAGCATTGTATTTTTCGCGAGCAGCAATTCCTTTCCCACGCGATGGTAAAAGTTACGTTCCGTATTATCAGCACATAGGTGTTTATGCTTACCGAAAAAATGCTTTGTTAGATTTTACCCAATGGCAAATGAAAGGCTTAGAAGCTACCGAAAAATTAGAACAGTTGCGTTATTTAGAATACGGCAGAACCATACAAATGGTACTTACAAAGCATATTGGAGTAGGTATTGATACCAAAGAAGATTTAGAAAAAGCACGATTGCTTTGGAAATAA
- the murQ gene encoding N-acetylmuramic acid 6-phosphate etherase, with product MLFDKITESESNYNHLEQMSVTDLLTNINKEDQTVPFAVQKAIPQIETAVNKIVSQLKNGGRLFYIGAGTSGRLGIVDASECPPTFGVDYDKVIGLIAGGDTAIRKAVENAEDNTNQAEIDLKEYQINSNDFVIGIAASGTTPYVLGGLDFCKKNNIPTSGITCNANSPLALAADFPIVVIVGSEFVTGSSRMKAGTAQKLVLNMISTTTMIQLGHVKGNKMVDMKLSNDKLINRAVKMVMDELNISQEEAIKLIDKFGNVRLAINNYKK from the coding sequence ATGTTATTCGATAAAATCACCGAATCTGAATCGAATTACAATCATTTAGAACAGATGAGTGTTACCGATTTACTTACAAATATCAATAAAGAAGATCAAACGGTACCTTTTGCCGTTCAAAAAGCTATTCCGCAGATTGAAACAGCTGTAAACAAAATCGTTAGTCAATTAAAAAATGGTGGGCGGTTGTTTTATATTGGTGCAGGAACTTCGGGTAGATTGGGAATTGTTGATGCTTCGGAATGTCCACCTACTTTTGGCGTTGATTATGATAAAGTCATTGGATTAATTGCCGGTGGCGATACAGCTATTAGAAAAGCTGTTGAAAATGCTGAAGATAATACAAATCAAGCTGAAATTGATTTAAAAGAATATCAAATTAATTCAAACGATTTTGTTATTGGAATTGCGGCATCAGGTACAACTCCGTATGTTTTAGGTGGATTAGATTTCTGTAAAAAAAATAACATTCCAACCAGCGGAATTACCTGTAATGCAAACAGTCCGTTAGCTTTAGCTGCCGATTTTCCTATTGTGGTAATTGTTGGTTCTGAATTTGTAACCGGAAGTTCGCGAATGAAAGCCGGAACAGCACAAAAATTGGTTTTAAATATGATTTCTACAACCACTATGATTCAACTGGGGCACGTAAAAGGCAACAAAATGGTTGATATGAAATTATCAAACGATAAATTAATCAATCGTGCCGTAAAAATGGTTATGGACGAACTGAATATATCTCAGGAAGAAGCCATCAAACTAATTGATAAATTTGGCAATGTTCGTCTTGCAATTAATAATTATAAAAAATAA
- a CDS encoding DUF3822 family protein, which produces MNLIDLMIMLNESFQKLYIQVSLQNFSYCVKNQVNNQVIQFKSFVLDPYKTIEQQLDVFFDKEEALQTGFNDVMVLHDNNLNTFVPTALFDEAALGSYLQYNTKVFPTDYFDFDSLTQQQMKNIYVPYVAFNNYFLDVFGSFNFQHINTSLVQHFINKSVNNDSVEFFVHVAENHFEIVLLQNKKLLFFNSYEYQTQEDFIYYILFVFEQLQLNTQTQIVKLYGNITPESDLYQIVYKFIRNIEVANLQTIAQTLSVTNEQLQQHYILLHA; this is translated from the coding sequence TTGAATCTTATAGATTTGATGATTATGTTGAACGAATCGTTTCAAAAATTATACATACAGGTATCGTTACAAAATTTTAGTTACTGCGTTAAAAATCAGGTAAACAATCAGGTTATTCAGTTTAAATCGTTTGTTTTGGATCCGTACAAAACCATAGAACAGCAGTTAGATGTTTTTTTTGATAAAGAAGAGGCGTTGCAAACCGGTTTTAACGATGTAATGGTTTTGCACGATAACAACTTAAATACGTTTGTACCAACAGCTTTGTTCGATGAAGCTGCTTTAGGAAGTTATTTACAGTACAATACCAAGGTTTTCCCAACCGATTATTTTGATTTTGATTCGTTAACACAACAGCAAATGAAAAACATTTATGTGCCGTATGTTGCCTTTAACAATTATTTTTTAGACGTTTTTGGCAGTTTTAATTTTCAGCACATAAATACAAGCCTGGTTCAGCATTTTATAAATAAATCTGTTAATAATGATTCTGTTGAATTTTTTGTTCATGTTGCTGAAAATCATTTTGAAATAGTATTGCTTCAAAACAAGAAACTGCTGTTTTTTAACAGTTACGAATATCAAACCCAAGAAGATTTTATCTACTATATTTTATTTGTTTTTGAACAGTTACAACTTAACACGCAAACGCAAATTGTAAAACTTTATGGCAATATTACGCCAGAAAGCGATTTGTACCAGATTGTGTACAAGTTTATAAGAAACATAGAAGTAGCTAATTTACAAACCATTGCGCAAACGCTATCGGTAACCAACGAACAATTACAACAACATTACATTTTATTACACGCATGA
- a CDS encoding putative LPS assembly protein LptD — MHTKVIYIVFNLILIPGALSKVSAQEFPHINKRLNIENKKDTLKNTFAPDTAFDTIKKDSVQPKQRQKLEAPMFRTAKDYEKLDQKNKKVTLYNQAVFKYQDYELTAGIIIYDYEKEEVYAGRIKDSVGNLTQHPVFKQGTQIVEPDSIRFNTKTKKAIVWNARTKYNDFNVKAEKTKKMNDSVYFQKNIIFTTAEDIDHPEYYFQTKKAKFVPNKKIVTGVTNLVIEDVPTPIGLPFAFFPLSQGSVSGFIIPSFGDTNLRGYYLQNGGYYFAFNDKIDLTLLGDYYTKGTFALNAQSQYRKRYKYNGNFNLRYENIVESERGLPDYMNAKIYNIQWSHSQDAKANPNSRFSASVNLGSSSYFRNSLNTQNIGSNMNNTLSSSVSYSKTFQSTPQANLTISANHTQNTNTQQITMSLPNVQASIDRVYPFAPKNGSKKGIIQNLNLQYSLNGQNRIQTTDSLFFKPEMFNEMNAGIQHNIPLATNFKLFKYLSVSLTGNYNETWVFNTFNKAYSYETNKPETIRNNGFDSFRTYNFGATMGTTLYGTFNFNKNSKIQAIRHVMRPSVSYTYTPSFDQYYDTYAIDALGTTMQEYSRFQGTLFGAPNQTMSNLVSLSLGNNFEAKVRDDESTTGEPKKVMLLNSLTFGTSYDFTADSLKLKPISMSANTNLFKEKLRLNLGATLDALGINNAGQRIDKFNIANGGSLLRLTSANVTLNYSLASTDPLFGGSPNPEDDNQDQNVQNGGRGDDLFGQSVDLADRQKSMFDENKRGKTKTSFYNTEIPWDLTFAWSLTYNNASRNSEITNNSLMVSGNVALAPGWNAGFSTGYDFKNKGVTYTQLRFERDLKSWRMDFSWIPNGYYKQWTFFIGIKSSILQDIKYEKRNSAERRFRNR, encoded by the coding sequence TTGCATACAAAAGTAATATATATCGTTTTTAATCTGATTTTGATTCCGGGAGCTTTATCTAAAGTTTCAGCTCAAGAATTTCCCCATATAAACAAAAGGTTAAACATTGAAAATAAAAAAGATACACTTAAAAACACATTCGCTCCAGACACAGCTTTTGACACCATAAAAAAAGACAGTGTGCAACCTAAACAAAGGCAAAAATTAGAAGCTCCGATGTTTAGAACGGCAAAAGATTACGAAAAACTTGACCAAAAAAACAAAAAGGTTACATTGTACAATCAGGCGGTTTTTAAGTATCAGGATTACGAACTAACGGCAGGAATCATTATTTATGATTACGAAAAAGAAGAAGTTTATGCCGGTAGAATTAAAGATTCGGTAGGAAATTTAACACAACACCCCGTTTTTAAGCAAGGTACACAAATTGTAGAACCAGATTCAATCCGTTTTAACACCAAAACAAAAAAAGCAATAGTTTGGAATGCCCGGACAAAATACAACGATTTTAACGTTAAGGCAGAAAAGACAAAAAAAATGAACGATTCTGTTTATTTTCAAAAAAATATCATTTTTACAACTGCTGAAGATATTGATCATCCGGAATATTATTTTCAAACAAAAAAGGCAAAATTTGTTCCTAACAAAAAAATTGTAACCGGAGTTACCAATTTAGTAATTGAAGATGTACCTACGCCTATTGGTTTGCCTTTTGCTTTTTTTCCGCTGTCGCAAGGATCGGTTTCAGGGTTTATTATTCCGTCATTTGGTGACACCAATTTAAGAGGATATTATTTGCAAAACGGTGGCTATTATTTTGCTTTCAACGACAAAATAGATTTAACGCTGTTAGGAGATTATTACACCAAAGGAACTTTTGCTTTAAACGCACAATCACAATATAGAAAACGTTACAAATACAACGGAAATTTTAATTTGCGATATGAAAATATTGTTGAAAGTGAACGAGGGTTGCCTGATTATATGAACGCTAAGATTTATAACATTCAATGGAGCCACTCGCAAGACGCAAAAGCAAACCCTAATTCGCGTTTTTCAGCATCGGTAAACTTAGGTAGTAGCAGCTATTTTCGCAACTCTTTAAATACACAGAACATTGGTTCAAATATGAATAACACCTTATCGTCATCGGTAAGTTATTCAAAAACATTTCAATCAACACCACAGGCAAATTTAACCATTTCGGCAAATCACACCCAAAACACCAATACGCAACAAATAACTATGTCGTTGCCAAATGTGCAGGCAAGTATTGACCGTGTGTATCCTTTTGCTCCAAAAAACGGATCTAAAAAAGGAATCATCCAAAATTTAAACTTACAGTATAGCTTAAATGGTCAAAACAGAATTCAAACAACCGACTCGTTATTCTTTAAACCCGAAATGTTTAACGAAATGAATGCCGGTATCCAGCACAACATTCCGTTGGCTACCAACTTTAAACTATTTAAATATCTATCGGTTTCGTTAACGGGTAACTATAATGAAACCTGGGTTTTTAACACTTTTAACAAAGCGTACAGTTACGAAACAAACAAACCAGAAACCATTCGCAATAACGGTTTTGACAGTTTTCGTACGTATAATTTTGGTGCAACTATGGGAACCACTTTATATGGAACGTTTAATTTCAATAAAAATTCAAAAATTCAGGCAATACGCCACGTAATGCGTCCGTCTGTTTCTTATACCTATACACCAAGTTTTGATCAATATTACGACACTTACGCAATAGACGCTTTGGGAACCACTATGCAAGAATATTCTCGCTTTCAGGGAACTTTATTTGGTGCTCCTAATCAAACAATGTCTAACCTTGTAAGCTTATCGTTAGGAAACAATTTTGAAGCAAAAGTACGCGACGACGAATCTACCACGGGAGAACCTAAAAAAGTAATGCTTTTAAATTCGTTAACCTTTGGTACATCGTACGATTTTACTGCCGATTCATTAAAATTAAAGCCAATTAGTATGAGTGCCAATACCAATTTATTTAAAGAAAAATTGCGATTGAATTTAGGTGCTACTTTAGATGCTTTGGGAATTAATAATGCCGGGCAAAGAATTGATAAGTTTAATATTGCAAACGGAGGAAGTTTACTGCGTTTAACCAGTGCCAATGTTACATTAAATTACTCTTTAGCAAGTACCGATCCATTGTTTGGCGGAAGTCCAAATCCTGAAGATGACAATCAAGATCAAAATGTACAAAACGGTGGTCGGGGCGATGATTTATTTGGTCAATCGGTTGATTTGGCAGACAGACAAAAGTCGATGTTTGATGAAAATAAGCGTGGAAAAACAAAAACATCATTTTACAATACCGAAATTCCGTGGGATTTAACTTTTGCGTGGAGTTTAACCTATAACAATGCAAGTAGAAATTCAGAAATTACCAACAACTCATTAATGGTTTCAGGAAACGTAGCCCTGGCTCCGGGATGGAATGCAGGTTTTTCTACAGGATACGATTTTAAAAACAAAGGCGTTACCTATACGCAATTACGTTTTGAACGTGATTTGAAATCGTGGCGAATGGATTTTTCATGGATCCCGAACGGTTATTATAAGCAATGGACGTTTTTTATCGGGATCAAATCTTCTATTTTACAAGACATTAAATATGAAAAACGGAACTCAGCCGAACGCCGTTTTAGAAACAGATAA
- a CDS encoding MlaD family protein: protein MKITISREVKTAVLVLLSIGMLIWGYTFLNGKNIFSSSRTFFVEYDNVEGLSTASSVTINGMIVGKVHHISLKDQGKLLVELMMTENVDVPKSSKAVIYSPGFIGGKQIALEINYNDSELAQSGDYLQAGTLTGLIDGLGEKVDPIAKKLDSVLYNVNILVQTINKTLDPAAQKNLQEALAQLNATMTNANAITGKFDRIVSNNESKINNIVSDFNTTSKNLSAFSNDLDKIQLQKLQDILNKFDSAASSLDKMMSDINSGKGNIGKLMKEEQLYNNLESATKELNNLLEDVKLNPRRYINISVFGKKAQPYAEPVKQ, encoded by the coding sequence TTGAAAATAACTATATCAAGAGAGGTAAAAACAGCAGTATTGGTGTTATTATCTATAGGAATGTTAATTTGGGGATATACTTTTTTAAATGGTAAAAACATTTTTAGCAGTTCCAGAACATTTTTTGTTGAATATGACAATGTAGAAGGCTTATCAACGGCATCATCTGTTACAATTAACGGAATGATAGTTGGTAAAGTACATCACATTTCATTAAAAGATCAGGGTAAATTATTGGTTGAATTAATGATGACCGAAAATGTAGATGTTCCTAAATCATCAAAAGCAGTTATTTATTCGCCGGGATTTATCGGCGGTAAGCAAATTGCATTGGAAATTAATTATAACGATTCTGAATTAGCACAAAGCGGCGATTATTTGCAAGCAGGAACTTTAACAGGATTGATTGACGGTTTGGGCGAAAAAGTAGATCCAATTGCCAAAAAACTCGATTCGGTTCTTTACAATGTAAATATCTTGGTTCAAACCATCAACAAAACATTAGATCCGGCAGCACAAAAGAATTTGCAAGAAGCTCTGGCACAATTAAATGCTACGATGACCAACGCCAACGCTATTACCGGTAAATTTGACCGAATTGTATCAAACAACGAATCTAAAATCAATAATATCGTAAGCGATTTTAATACAACATCCAAAAATCTTTCGGCTTTTTCTAATGATTTAGATAAGATCCAATTACAGAAATTACAAGATATCTTAAATAAATTTGACAGTGCAGCATCAAGCCTTGATAAAATGATGAGTGATATCAACAGCGGAAAAGGAAACATTGGTAAACTGATGAAAGAAGAGCAGTTGTACAATAACCTAGAATCGGCAACAAAAGAACTAAACAATTTGTTAGAAGACGTTAAACTAAATCCACGCCGTTACATAAACATTTCGGTTTTTGGTAAAAAAGCACAGCCTTATGCAGAACCCGTAAAACAATAA
- a CDS encoding ATP-dependent DNA helicase — MTITEFYLHIKNSFPFDVTLKQDAFLRKISQFVLSENQDEVFVLKGYAGTGKTTLLSNLVNQLPLINKKYVMLAPTGRAAKVISNYAKQPAFTIHKKIYYPKKDKNSGMAFTMQTNKHKNTIFIVDESSMISDNVTDATRYTHGSLLDDLMYYVYSGQNCKLIIVGDTAQLPPVGMDESPALNEDKLALNYHMKVDFIELTEVMRQEEDSGILYNATELREQLQQEFYDFFEFDVKPFKDIVRLQDGYETLDAIHDAYSKKGSEETIFIVRSNKRANQYNQQIRTRILDNESEISAGDYIMVVKNNYFWLKDSKTTDFIANGDILEILQIYKHHELYGFRFASVKVRMIDYPDMLPFDTIVLLDTLHSESASLTYEESNKLYQEVLLDYQDEITAFRRMQKVKNNEYFNALQIKFAYAVTCHKSQGGQWDTVFIEQPYLPDGISKDYMRWLYTALTRAKEKVYLIGFNDDFFNE, encoded by the coding sequence ATGACTATTACCGAATTTTACCTTCACATAAAAAATAGCTTTCCGTTTGATGTTACCTTAAAACAAGATGCCTTTTTAAGAAAGATTTCGCAGTTTGTTTTAAGCGAAAATCAAGACGAAGTTTTTGTTTTAAAAGGTTATGCCGGTACAGGTAAAACCACGTTGTTGTCAAATTTGGTGAATCAACTACCGCTGATAAACAAAAAATACGTTATGCTGGCACCAACCGGTAGGGCTGCAAAAGTAATATCAAACTACGCCAAACAGCCGGCGTTTACCATTCACAAAAAAATCTATTATCCTAAAAAAGATAAAAATTCGGGCATGGCATTTACCATGCAGACAAACAAACATAAAAACACCATTTTTATTGTAGATGAATCGTCGATGATCTCCGATAATGTGACTGATGCCACCAGGTACACGCACGGTTCGTTATTAGACGATTTAATGTATTATGTGTATTCCGGACAAAATTGCAAGCTGATTATTGTAGGCGATACTGCGCAGTTGCCGCCCGTGGGAATGGATGAAAGTCCGGCGTTGAACGAAGATAAACTGGCATTGAATTATCATATGAAAGTCGATTTTATTGAATTGACCGAAGTAATGCGTCAGGAAGAAGATTCGGGTATTTTGTACAATGCTACCGAATTACGTGAGCAGCTGCAACAAGAATTTTACGATTTTTTTGAGTTTGATGTAAAACCATTTAAAGACATTGTTCGTTTGCAAGACGGATACGAAACGTTAGACGCTATTCACGATGCGTATTCAAAAAAAGGATCCGAAGAAACTATTTTTATTGTTCGATCTAACAAACGTGCCAACCAATACAATCAACAAATTAGAACACGGATTTTAGATAACGAAAGTGAAATTAGTGCCGGCGATTACATAATGGTGGTGAAAAATAATTACTTTTGGTTGAAAGATTCTAAAACAACCGATTTTATTGCAAACGGCGACATTTTAGAAATTTTGCAGATTTACAAACATCACGAATTGTACGGGTTTAGGTTTGCATCGGTAAAAGTCCGCATGATTGATTACCCTGATATGTTACCTTTTGATACCATTGTTTTGTTGGATACATTACATTCCGAATCGGCAAGTTTAACGTATGAAGAATCGAATAAACTGTATCAGGAAGTTTTGTTGGATTATCAGGACGAAATAACAGCGTTTCGCCGTATGCAAAAAGTAAAAAATAACGAATATTTTAATGCTTTGCAGATTAAGTTTGCGTATGCAGTTACCTGTCATAAATCGCAAGGTGGGCAATGGGATACCGTTTTTATAGAGCAACCTTATTTACCAGATGGTATTAGTAAAGATTATATGCGTTGGCTATACACAGCACTAACACGTGCAAAAGAAAAAGTTTATTTAATAGGATTTAACGACGATTTTTTCAATGAATAG
- a CDS encoding N-acetylmuramoyl-L-alanine amidase family protein: protein MFIKNFKTTFAVFLMCVGSAVYAQKFKVVLDPGHGDQDFGAVRGNFAEKKIVLDVALKVGDLLKKDKNIELVYTRKTDVFLELRERTEIANREKADIFVSIHANAVANAPSATGTETYVMGMSKNASNLEVAKKENAVITLEDNYETHYAGYDPSRPESLIGLTLMQEQFITQSIELASKVQTRFTNDANRKNRGVKQAPYLVLHGAFMPSILIEMGFLSNSEEGAYLNSEEGKNEMARSIANAIIDYKKQYHSASENIPAKAKEEKQVPKEKPKKEEKPVEPAKTSSIDASKPAVVTKEGVLFRVQVAASSKNVELKAANFKGLDKITMLKESSMYKYFYNETTDYDHARKALEVAKSKGYTSAFLVAYKNGKKISIQEAIK, encoded by the coding sequence ATGTTTATAAAGAACTTTAAAACTACTTTTGCTGTCTTTTTAATGTGTGTAGGATCAGCGGTTTATGCGCAAAAATTTAAAGTGGTTTTAGATCCGGGGCACGGGGATCAAGATTTTGGTGCTGTTCGTGGTAATTTTGCCGAAAAAAAAATTGTATTAGATGTTGCCTTAAAAGTAGGCGATTTACTTAAAAAAGATAAAAACATAGAACTTGTTTATACCCGTAAAACCGATGTTTTTTTAGAATTACGTGAACGTACCGAAATAGCCAATCGCGAAAAAGCAGATATATTTGTTTCAATACACGCAAATGCAGTGGCCAATGCCCCAAGTGCAACCGGTACAGAAACTTATGTAATGGGGATGAGTAAAAATGCGTCAAACTTAGAAGTTGCTAAAAAAGAGAATGCTGTTATTACATTAGAAGATAATTACGAAACACATTACGCAGGATATGATCCCAGCAGACCCGAATCGTTAATTGGTTTAACGTTAATGCAAGAACAGTTTATTACACAAAGTATTGAATTGGCATCAAAAGTACAAACCCGATTTACCAACGACGCTAACCGAAAAAACCGTGGGGTAAAACAAGCACCTTATCTGGTTTTGCACGGTGCTTTTATGCCAAGTATTTTAATTGAAATGGGATTTTTATCTAATAGCGAAGAAGGTGCATATTTAAATTCCGAAGAAGGTAAAAACGAAATGGCACGCAGTATTGCCAATGCAATCATTGATTATAAAAAACAATATCATTCTGCCAGCGAAAACATCCCTGCAAAAGCAAAAGAAGAAAAACAAGTTCCAAAAGAAAAACCTAAAAAAGAAGAAAAACCAGTTGAACCAGCAAAAACATCATCTATCGATGCTTCTAAACCGGCTGTTGTAACTAAAGAAGGTGTGTTATTTAGAGTACAAGTTGCGGCGAGCAGTAAAAATGTAGAGTTAAAAGCAGCTAACTTTAAAGGATTAGATAAGATTACTATGTTGAAAGAAAGTTCAATGTACAAATATTTTTATAACGAAACCACCGATTATGATCACGCCCGTAAAGCATTAGAAGTTGCTAAAAGCAAAGGATATACATCGGCGTTTTTAGTGGCTTATAAAAACGGTAAAAAAATAAGCATACAAGAAGCTATAAAATAA